A window of the Mauremys reevesii isolate NIE-2019 linkage group 26, ASM1616193v1, whole genome shotgun sequence genome harbors these coding sequences:
- the GDF1 gene encoding embryonic growth/differentiation factor 1, with product MGPAPARARLAASLLWALLGAALGAAGSGQEASLFQALGLSAKPAPTAPAPVPSVLWRIFQRRQLQPPGASAPDRACRVEELNVPGNIIRVLADQGHFIHSGEPKTFLCLEKRLYFNFSVLEEGEQLTMAQLEINFSHNSYHTSSGRQVFELRLYQALQMSLRGMSSHMYNHKLLVAQSFAQLHKSLLFNLTEVAKGWRTPSKNLGLILEISVGSRDSAMALPPRRLQNLCASIDSFLDTSLLVVSLNQKQCQASRKRRSSYYTPVTPSNLCKPRRLYISFSDVGWENWIIAPQGYMANYCLGECPFPLTAELNSTNHAILQTMVHSLDPEGTPQPCCVPVRLSPISILYYDNHDNVVLRHYEDMVVDECGCR from the exons atgGGACCGGCCCCGGCCAGAGCCCGGCTCGCAGCCAGCCTCCTCTGGGCGCTGCTGGGCGCGGCGCTGGGCGCGGCGGGGAGCGGGCAGGAGGCTTCGCTTTTCCAAGCCCTGGGGCTGAGCGCCAAGCCGGCCCCCACGGCGCCGGCCCCGGTGCCCTCCGTGCTCTGGCGGATCTTCCAGCGGAGGCAGCTGCAGCCCCCCGGGGCCAGCGCGCCGGACCGCGCCTGCCGGGTGGAGGAATTGAACGTGCCTGGGAACATCATCCGCGTCTTGGCTGACCAAG GCCACTTCATTCACAGTGGGGAGCCCAAGACTTTCCTGTGTCTGGAGAAACGTCTGTACTTTAATTTCTCTGTGTTGGAGGAGGGGGAGCAACTGACAATGGCTCAGCTGGAGATCAACTTCAGCCACAACTCCTATCACACTTCCAGTGGCAGGCAGGTCTTTGAGCTGCGGCTGTACCAAGCCCTGCAGATGTCTCTGCGAGGAATGTCCTCCCACATGTACAACCACAAGCTGCTGGTGGCACAATCCTTCGCGCAGCTGCACAAGTCCCTCCTCTTCAACCTGACCGAAGTGGCGAAGGGCTGGCGAACCCCCAGCAAGAACCTGGGCTTGATCCTGGAGATCTCTGTGGGCAGCAGGGACAGCGCCATGGCCTTGCCGCCCCGAAGGCTGCAGAATCTCTGTGCCAGCATCGACTCCTTCCTCGACACCTCGCTGTTGGTGGTGTCCCTCAATCAGAAGCAGTGCCAGGCCTCCAGGAAGAGGCGAAGTTCCTATTATACCCCAGTCACCCCAAGCAACCTCTGCAAGCCAAGGCGGCTTTACATCAGCTTCAGTGACGTGGGCTGGGAGAACTGGATCATCGCGCCGCAGGGATACATGGCCAACTATTGCCTTGGGGAGTGTCCCTTCCCACTGACGGCAGAACTCAATAGCACCAACCACGCCATCCTCCAAACTATGGTGCACTCCCTTGACCCAGAAggaaccccccagccctgctgcgttCCAGTCAGGCTGTCCCCCATCTCCATCCTGTATTACGACAACCATGATAACGTGGTGCTGAGACACTACGAGGACATGGTGGTGGATGAGTGTGGCTGCAGGTAA